The following is a genomic window from Liolophura sinensis isolate JHLJ2023 chromosome 10, CUHK_Ljap_v2, whole genome shotgun sequence.
CACTTCGAATCCGCTAGATCTACTGTGGctttattttaattatgttaGCAGCAAAGTTTTAGGCcttttttgtgtttaatttctCCACCCACGAATTCTTCAGCagacaattaaaaaaaacaatataatcCTTAATGTACAACACCTGTTGCTGTTAACCTTCTCTGCATATTGACATATTCTTGAGGtgcggcgtaagacaccaaaataaataaaatacacgtaaataaatattccagtggtcaaaatgttttaagagctcaaaacaaaaatgacgaCCTCACAGTCAGCCCAGTCATCATAAGAATGGTCATggaaatattcataattttacACACTTAAGAGATGGTTTGATGCATTTTGTCCACTTCCATACTGTTTTGATGTATACGAATGGCATGTAGTGTATTTCACGCCATTAagtcatgtttattttttcatttaaacgacCTAAATTTTGATAAGGTTataaattggaaatgagacggccagatttcaaattctgactgaATCTATGCTTTCCTGTATAatttatactgttaaaatgattgaaaagtttgaaaaagttataaaaggACACccattataaattttatgaacttCATTAGCCACTTTAGCCCGTGCACAGACAAAGCACATTCGTCTAGCTCAAAATGTCAATATCTTAACCCTTGTATTCTACCATGTACTGACTGTTAATATATGCTTGTTTTCAGGTCAAGGAGATTCTCTTCCAGATTTGATTCCAGGTAAATTTAAGGCACAGTATCGCAGCAGGTCCAACGCTGATCAGATCACAGAATGGGATAGGTAATGCTACTAAAGATgtttttttgaattttcagtAGTACAAAAGGAGGAGATGTTGTGTTTCCTATTCCTCTTGTTTAATGCTCAGGTCAAATTGCACCGAGTAGCAGAAGAATTATATATTCAATCTGAATTTAAGTCAAGCTTTAAAGAAGATACAAGCTGTTAAATCTTGACAACATAATTTTTAGGCCATGCTTATACCTTTCTTATCATAATCAATGTTTGAAGCACCAATTGCTGTCAGACTTCACCCTTGTAATATATGGTTAAACTGGTTCATTGCATAAAGTGAGGATGGATATAGTGTACTTCACTGTTATATGCCTTTTACAATTGATGCGCTGAAGATTGATTGGAACACTGTACTTTTCCAGTTATATGATCCTGGTCAGTTTTATCAGGAagaggaaactagagtgccAGGTGTAAACCACTAGCAAAGTTTACAGAGATGTGTGAACTCATCATTCAACACTGTATATTGCGTATTGCTgtctaatctggttttaaggAAATTGTTCCACCTTGTAGAGCCGTATTGAAATGAAGCTTTTCTTCGAAATTTCTGTTTTTGGATAAGGTTCCGTGAAATTGCCCCTGCTGAGTTAGtttgtgttttgatatttttagtTTGCCTATTTGTACGAGTTTGGCATATTTAGTATGccaaacatgtgaaatatgCCTAGACCGCATACACACAGGAAGATAAAATCCAAAGTCCGatctcattttttatttttatggtcCATTTTTAGTATCAGATCCAGTATTTTAGCGTTCAAATTACATCGTGGATTTAGTAAGTAACCCGCAACTTGCGAATTAAAATAGCTTAAATGTAGCTAGCGAAGGATTTCCGAATGGTGACCTATTTATTCTGTCTTTTTACGGGGAAGGCCTAATGACCGGAATGAAAATCTGGAATAGAGGAAAACACGGATTAGCAGTACCAGGGTATTTGTAAACCGCTATTAGGGGAATACTACAGCTGGTATCGCACCAGCGGATGTAGAAAGACCAGTTTCTAAGTTTTCTaaacatactgtatttatattattaacCATCGATGTTAGTACTTTAATCCTGCCCAGAACGGATACCTGGGCACTGCTATTCTAGGTTTTCCTGTATTCAGAGTTTTCATTTTAAGGTAAGTATAATGTGTGTAATGCCCATTGTATGCCCTTACCAGCCAAGGTCCTCAGCCCAACTGATGACACCTCTAACAACAGACACCCAGTTGGCAATACTCAATCTTACCTCAATCTGTTTTAGTGACAAAAGCAAAAAGGTTATTTCttgcatttgtgtttttatttgaagtgaTTTTTAAGAAGGGTTGAAAATATATCTGCCACATTGTTCTGCGGTTTTGTACAcgtaaaatttgatttgtacacGTGTTTGTCCACATTACATTTACTAGGGGTAGGCACGTCTCTCTCAAGTGGTGTTCAGTGGAAAAAACATGGTGTAGAAGATATTTGTGCAGAGCAAACCTCATTACAGTCATGTGAATTCACCATCTGTTGTGCATTTTTTCCATGTCAGTGATGAAGCAGAGGAGTATGGGGAGTTCGGCCTACAGACACCCCCACAGCCAGTGGTCAGCCATCCAGTATAACACGCCAGAAGACTTCCAGGACAGTGAAGACGAGGATGCCGTGCTGCTGAGGAAAGGGGAGATAATGTTGCCCACAATGACCAGACACCAGCGCTACACAGGCTCGCAAGACGGTCCCCAGCCATACGCAACTCGGACCAGTTACGGCGAGGCTCTAGCAGGTGGTCAGCATTACACAAGTTTCACGGGCTGGTCGAATGTTGCTGGGTTGCATCGTGACAGTAGCTGCCAGAAGCAAAACCTCAGCAGATCTGAAAAAACTGGCAGAGCCAATCAGGACAGGGTTTTCAGAGGTCATCATTTGGCTACTCAAGGTCGTCAGCCAGAAGGTCAAGGTTTCTTAGccaagggtcaaggccatcttGGGGGATATGACTACCTAGAAAGAGGTGAAGGCTATGGGTTAAAAACTGAGAAGGTAACTGGCCTAGGAACCATGTGGAGCAAAGGAAAGGTTGACAAACAGGAATTTTGTGACCTTACCTTAGATGAAGATCAGCCAAGTGGCCAAGATCAGTCAGGCTATCGTTTTGAACCTCATGAATCTTTGGCTCGACAGACAACATCTTCAGACAGAGGCTGTCCTAAGAGTTCAAGCTACGCCACAAGACTAGGTCAACAAAAAATAGAGAACACCCGAAGGCAACCCCATAAACAGGGACAGGTCTTTGCCTGGCAAGTAACGTCGAAGGGGAATGAAGCAACTAAATCAGCTTTTGGTAAAGATGTAGATGTTACTTTGTCTGGACAGAGTGGTGATAGGGAGAGTCAAGATAGCAAGTCAGACAGGTTGGTGCTCCTGAGAATAAAGCAAACATCACTTCTGCGCTCAATGTGTGTTGTCCTTTTAGATTGATTGGTCaagattgattaattgattgattcattcattggGCTTTAATGTTATCCTGAagaatgttttacatttatgatggcggtcaggtttatgggtggaggaaa
Proteins encoded in this region:
- the LOC135476874 gene encoding uncharacterized protein LOC135476874, which translates into the protein MSVMKQRSMGSSAYRHPHSQWSAIQYNTPEDFQDSEDEDAVLLRKGEIMLPTMTRHQRYTGSQDGPQPYATRTSYGEALAGGQHYTSFTGWSNVAGLHRDSSCQKQNLSRSEKTGRANQDRVFRGHHLATQGRQPEGQGFLAKGQGHLGGYDYLERGEGYGLKTEKVTGLGTMWSKGKVDKQEFCDLTLDEDQPSGQDQSGYRFEPHESLARQTTSSDRGCPKSSSYATRLGQQKIENTRRQPHKQGQVFAWQVTSKGNEATKSAFGKDVDVTLSGQSGDRESQDSKSDSPCIPRARDFVFARQMYEDNTQKKTVRRFVSKEPQKIFGFPSGLCPGFSTHKAVINSLYI